From Parafrankia irregularis, the proteins below share one genomic window:
- the ligA gene encoding NAD-dependent DNA ligase LigA, whose amino-acid sequence MAEEGVEPMADNQAVAVPAVAPVPVAGEAEAPDTAVRARAAELARDLEEHAHRYYVLDAPTIADAEYDALLRELDQIEQQYPELRTADSPTQKVAGSYSTLFTPVTHLERLLSLDNVFDEDGFHAWAARAAREQPVEAWLCELKIDGLAVDLVYEAGALVSAATRGDGRTGEDITLNVRSLRSVPARLRGPGVPELLEVRGEVYFPTAGFAELNASLVEAGKAPFANPRNAAAGSLRQKDPRVTASRPLAMIVHGLGANRGFEMESQSAAYERLAELGLPVSTRYQVCAGVDEVLAFVRAWGEQRHDVEHEIDGIVIKVDGFAQQRRLGATSKAPRWAVAFKYPPEEVTTRLRDIQVNVGRTGRVTPFGVLEPVKVAGSTVGMATLHNIDEVGRKGVLIGDMVVLRKAGDVIPEIVSPVVDLRDGSERAFVMPTHCPECGTELVRPEGEVDIRCPNTVSCPAQLRESVFHLASRGALDIDGLGYETATVLLAEGRIRDIGDIFHLAPESFEGLRGFASKKVDQILRGIEAARDRPLWRLLVGLSIRHVGPTAARALARELRSLDAIAAAPAERLAVVDGVGPKIAEAVVDWFADPRHRDVVARIAAGGARLADEGAGEGPGLLDGVVVVITGTLQGWSRDTATEAVQARGGKVTGSVSKKTTFVVAGVDPGASKYQKALSLRIPLLDETGFAALLGDGADAARALAVHEEGEG is encoded by the coding sequence ATGGCGGAGGAAGGCGTCGAGCCGATGGCCGACAACCAGGCGGTGGCGGTGCCCGCGGTGGCGCCGGTGCCTGTAGCGGGGGAGGCCGAGGCGCCTGACACGGCTGTGCGCGCGCGTGCTGCGGAGCTGGCCCGTGATCTGGAGGAACATGCCCACCGCTACTACGTGCTCGACGCGCCGACCATCGCCGACGCCGAGTACGACGCGCTTCTGCGTGAGCTTGACCAGATCGAGCAGCAGTACCCGGAGCTGCGAACCGCGGACTCGCCGACACAGAAGGTAGCCGGCTCCTACTCGACGCTGTTCACGCCGGTCACCCACCTGGAACGGCTGCTGTCGCTGGACAACGTCTTCGACGAGGACGGGTTCCACGCCTGGGCCGCACGTGCCGCGCGGGAGCAGCCGGTGGAGGCCTGGCTGTGCGAGTTGAAGATCGACGGGCTCGCGGTCGACCTCGTCTACGAGGCCGGTGCTCTCGTGAGCGCGGCCACCCGCGGCGACGGCCGTACCGGTGAGGACATAACGCTGAACGTGCGCAGCCTGCGCAGCGTGCCGGCACGGCTGCGTGGTCCGGGCGTGCCGGAGCTGCTGGAGGTCCGTGGGGAGGTGTACTTCCCGACCGCGGGGTTCGCCGAGCTCAACGCGTCACTGGTCGAGGCGGGAAAGGCGCCCTTCGCCAACCCGCGAAACGCGGCTGCCGGGTCGCTGCGGCAGAAGGACCCCCGGGTCACGGCCAGCCGCCCGCTGGCCATGATCGTGCACGGGCTCGGCGCGAACCGGGGGTTCGAGATGGAGTCACAGTCGGCCGCCTACGAGCGGCTGGCTGAGCTGGGCCTGCCGGTCTCCACGCGCTATCAGGTGTGCGCGGGGGTCGATGAGGTACTCGCCTTCGTGCGGGCGTGGGGTGAGCAGCGGCACGACGTCGAGCACGAGATCGACGGCATCGTGATCAAGGTCGACGGTTTCGCCCAGCAGCGCCGGCTTGGCGCCACCTCGAAGGCGCCCCGCTGGGCGGTCGCGTTCAAGTACCCGCCCGAGGAGGTCACCACCCGGCTGCGGGACATCCAGGTCAACGTCGGCCGAACGGGTCGGGTGACACCGTTCGGGGTTCTCGAGCCGGTGAAGGTGGCGGGGTCGACGGTGGGTATGGCCACCCTGCACAACATCGACGAGGTGGGCCGCAAGGGAGTGCTCATCGGGGACATGGTCGTGCTCCGCAAGGCCGGCGACGTCATTCCGGAGATCGTCAGCCCGGTCGTCGACCTGCGGGATGGTTCGGAGCGTGCGTTCGTCATGCCCACGCACTGCCCGGAGTGCGGTACCGAGCTGGTCCGTCCGGAAGGCGAGGTGGACATCCGCTGCCCGAACACGGTGTCGTGTCCGGCGCAGCTGCGGGAGTCGGTTTTCCACCTGGCGTCGCGCGGTGCGCTCGATATCGACGGGCTGGGCTATGAGACCGCGACGGTGCTACTCGCCGAAGGGCGCATCCGTGACATAGGCGACATTTTTCATCTCGCCCCGGAGTCCTTCGAGGGTCTGCGTGGCTTTGCGAGCAAGAAGGTCGACCAGATTCTGCGCGGGATCGAGGCGGCTCGGGACCGGCCGCTGTGGCGGTTGCTCGTCGGGTTGTCGATCCGGCATGTGGGGCCGACCGCCGCCCGCGCGTTGGCCCGGGAGCTGCGCTCCCTCGACGCGATCGCCGCCGCGCCGGCCGAGCGGCTCGCCGTCGTCGACGGGGTCGGGCCGAAGATCGCCGAGGCGGTGGTCGACTGGTTCGCCGATCCCCGCCATCGCGATGTCGTGGCCCGTATCGCAGCCGGTGGGGCCCGTCTGGCGGATGAGGGCGCGGGAGAGGGCCCCGGGCTGCTGGACGGTGTCGTCGTCGTCATCACCGGAACACTGCAGGGGTGGAGCCGGGACACGGCTACCGAGGCGGTGCAGGCGCGCGGCGGAAAGGTCACCGGCTCGGTGAGCAAGAAGACCACTTTCGTGGTCGCCGGGGTGGATCCAGGTGCCTCGAAGTACCAGAAGGCGCTGAGTCTGCGGATTCCGTTGCTCGACGAGACGGGCTTCGCAGCGCTGCTCGGTGACGGAGCGGATGCGGCCAGGGCGCTTGCCGTGCACGAAGAGGGGGAGGGGTAG
- a CDS encoding methionine synthase, translated as MMWSATEREPGPPEEGDSASPAGQAPAAPEGLPWSAGCASGVGSLPDLDPVEAARYVLGEVPDLPFLPELPARGVGADMIGRTCAVLADLPVDLQPSGWRLVPRPGLDLRRARDLLERDLDAFTEAAAGYTGPIKVAVGGPWTLASTVELPRGHKALVDAGATRDLAEGLAEGLSSHLTDLARRVPGARLVVQLDEPALPAVLAGRIRTPSGFSVLRAVEEGPATERLAAVLTTATAVGAVIAAGVHCCARDVPIGLLRQAGARFVGLDATLLTRDQDDAVGEAVEAGMGLMLGLVPTSAGVGQDLSDPRRTVAVAVDLWRRLGFRPELLGEVVAVTPTCGLAHATVADARAVLRHCRLAARVLVESPQ; from the coding sequence ATGATGTGGTCCGCGACGGAGCGCGAGCCTGGGCCGCCGGAGGAGGGGGACAGCGCGTCGCCGGCTGGCCAGGCCCCTGCCGCGCCCGAAGGCCTGCCGTGGTCGGCGGGGTGCGCGTCGGGTGTCGGGTCACTGCCCGACCTCGACCCGGTCGAAGCGGCGCGCTACGTGCTGGGGGAGGTCCCGGACCTGCCCTTCCTGCCGGAGCTGCCCGCCCGCGGAGTGGGTGCGGACATGATCGGCCGGACCTGCGCGGTGCTGGCGGATCTGCCGGTTGATCTGCAGCCATCCGGTTGGCGGCTGGTGCCGCGCCCGGGGCTCGACCTCCGCCGGGCCCGCGACCTGCTTGAACGGGACCTCGACGCGTTCACCGAGGCGGCCGCCGGCTACACCGGCCCGATCAAGGTGGCCGTCGGTGGTCCCTGGACGTTGGCGAGCACGGTGGAGCTGCCACGCGGGCACAAGGCGCTCGTGGACGCCGGAGCCACCCGTGATCTCGCGGAGGGCCTCGCGGAGGGGCTCAGCAGCCACCTGACCGACCTCGCTCGCCGGGTGCCGGGAGCCCGCCTGGTGGTTCAGCTGGACGAGCCGGCGCTGCCGGCGGTGCTCGCCGGACGCATCCGCACACCCAGTGGCTTCTCGGTGCTGCGCGCGGTCGAGGAAGGGCCGGCGACGGAGCGGCTGGCGGCCGTCCTGACCACGGCGACCGCGGTCGGGGCGGTGATCGCGGCCGGCGTGCACTGCTGTGCGCGGGACGTCCCGATCGGACTGCTGCGCCAGGCCGGGGCCCGCTTCGTCGGCCTGGACGCGACGCTGCTCACCCGGGACCAGGACGACGCCGTCGGCGAGGCGGTCGAGGCGGGGATGGGGCTGATGCTCGGCCTGGTACCGACCTCCGCCGGAGTCGGCCAGGATCTGTCGGACCCTCGTCGTACCGTCGCGGTGGCGGTCGACCTGTGGCGTCGGCTGGGTTTCCGTCCGGAGCTGCTGGGAGAGGTGGTCGCGGTGACACCAACGTGTGGTCTGGCTCATGCCACGGTGGCCGATGCGCGTGCCGTGCTGCGGCACTGCCGTCTGGCGGCGCGTGTCCTGGTGGAATCACCGCAGTGA
- the mnmA gene encoding tRNA 2-thiouridine(34) synthase MnmA, whose amino-acid sequence MKVLAAMSGGVDSAVAAARAVDAGHDVTGVHLALSRSPASDRVGSRGCCTLEDARDARRAADVLGIPFYVWDLADRFEAEVIDQFVADYAAGRTPNPCVQCNERIKFSAVLDKALALGFDAVVTGHHARLDPDGTLRRSVDLAKDQSYVLGTLRPDQLAAARFPLGDSTKAQVREEAARRGLGVADKPDSHDICFVAAGDTGAWLRDRLGPRPGPIVDSETGETLGEHDGAYAFTVGQRRGLRLGHPAPDGRPRYVLEVSPVTSTVTVGPARALDMRSLVAERIVWPHEGPVSCVAQVRAHGGVVPAVVRARGEELDVQLVEPVRGTAAGQAVVFYDGDRVLGGGRIRSLAA is encoded by the coding sequence GTGGCGTCGATTCGGCGGTCGCCGCGGCCAGGGCCGTGGACGCCGGTCATGATGTGACCGGCGTCCATCTCGCCCTGTCCCGGTCGCCGGCCTCCGACCGGGTCGGTTCTCGAGGCTGCTGCACTCTGGAGGACGCGCGGGACGCCCGTCGTGCCGCCGACGTGCTCGGTATCCCCTTCTACGTGTGGGATCTCGCGGACCGCTTCGAGGCGGAGGTCATCGACCAGTTCGTCGCCGACTACGCCGCCGGACGAACCCCTAACCCATGTGTTCAGTGCAATGAGCGCATCAAGTTCTCCGCCGTCCTGGACAAGGCGCTCGCGCTCGGGTTCGACGCCGTGGTCACCGGGCATCACGCGCGACTCGACCCGGACGGCACCCTGCGCCGCTCGGTGGACCTGGCCAAGGACCAGTCCTACGTGCTCGGCACGCTGCGCCCCGACCAGCTCGCCGCGGCTCGGTTCCCGCTCGGCGACTCGACGAAGGCCCAGGTCCGTGAGGAGGCGGCGCGCCGTGGGCTGGGCGTCGCCGACAAGCCGGACAGCCACGACATCTGCTTCGTCGCCGCCGGGGACACCGGGGCCTGGCTCCGTGACCGGCTGGGGCCGCGGCCCGGCCCCATCGTCGACTCCGAGACCGGCGAGACCCTGGGCGAGCACGACGGCGCCTACGCCTTCACGGTGGGGCAGCGCCGGGGCCTGCGGCTGGGCCACCCCGCGCCGGACGGCCGTCCACGCTACGTGCTCGAGGTGTCCCCGGTGACGTCCACGGTGACCGTCGGGCCGGCGCGGGCGCTGGACATGCGCAGCCTGGTCGCGGAGCGGATCGTCTGGCCGCACGAGGGCCCGGTGTCATGCGTGGCGCAGGTGCGGGCACACGGTGGTGTGGTCCCCGCGGTGGTCCGTGCCCGTGGCGAGGAGCTTGACGTGCAGCTGGTGGAGCCTGTGCGTGGGACGGCGGCCGGTCAGGCCGTGGTGTTCTACGACGGCGACCGTGTGCTCGGCGGCGGCCGCATCCGCTCGCTGGCCGCCTGA